Proteins found in one Patagioenas fasciata isolate bPatFas1 chromosome 13, bPatFas1.hap1, whole genome shotgun sequence genomic segment:
- the LOC136115630 gene encoding uncharacterized protein: MKALEMLLSGGPPKSESDPLANYHYAGSDTWTPLEQQLFHRAFATHKKDFYRIHKKVQTKTVAQCVEYYYIWKKTTKLKSYRAKGTGKKAKRNKEKAEEKATFQPPKKKPRPSPEERAKMKQQMAQNEGAGESFPCTECGRAFATMRGKNAHMRWHRARELQAGTELAPKGLEIEDKPAKMVMAALVLEPQAGTELPIKCLKIEEKPAEMAIAGPELQDGTEPPPRSLEIEDKPAVMEIAVPEPQVGTEPPQKCLKIEDKPAEMVNAGPELQDGTEPPPKGLNIEEKPAEMVIAALEPQTGTEPPLKCVKIEEKPAEMATVALEPQAETKLPLKCFKIEGKPAKMVIVGPELQDGTEPPPKGLEIEEKPAEMAIAAPVLEPEAGTAPPPRCLEIEEKRDKMVIAGPELQADTEPPPKYLQIEDKPAETVIAAPAPEPQAETEPTLKRFKIEEKPAEMAMPEPEAGTEPPLKRLRIEEKAAEMEIAALELQAGTEPPPKCLKIEEKAAEMEIAVPEPQAGTEPPEKCLKIEGKPAEMVIVAPEPQVGTEPPPKCFQIEEKTGEMAMPVRELQAGTEPPPNCLEMEEKAAEKAIAEPEPEAGTEPPPTCVKIEEKAAEMEMPEPEPQAGTEPPPKCLNIEEKPAKMEIVVPAPEPPAGTEPPPKCVKIEEKAAEMVIVALELQVGTEPPPKCFEIKKPGEMAMPESELQAGMEPPPKRLKIEEEPAEMGIAAPELQDGTEPPPKYLKIEEEPAETVIAAPEPRAGTEPPLKHLEIEKPTEMAIVTPEPPAETEPPPKCMKIEEKPTEMAMPEPQAGTEPPPKRLKMEEPAEMGIAAPEQRPG, encoded by the exons atg aaggcgctggagatgctgctttcgggggggccccccaagtccgaatcggaccctctggccaattatcattacgcag gctcggacacgtggacgccattggagcagcagcttttccaccgtgcttttgccacccacaagaaggacttttatcgcatccacaagaag gtccagactaagactgtggcccagtgtgttgaatattactacatctggaagaaaacgaccaaactcaagtcctaccgagcaaaagggacgggcaaaaaagccaagagaaacaaggaaaaggccgaggagaag gccactttccagcccccgaagaagaagccccgtccctcgcccgaggaaagggccaaaatgaagcagcaaatggcccaaaatgagggcgccggggagtcctttccatgcacggagtgcggcag GGCGTTTGCCACGATGCGGGGCAAGAACGCACACATGAGGTGGCACCGGGCGCGGGAGCTGCAGGCGGGGACCGAGCTGGctccaaagggcttggaaattgaggacaaaccagccaaAATGGTGATGGCTGCGCTggttctggagccgcaggccgggaccgagctgcccataaagtgcttgaagattgaggagaaaccagctgaaatggcgattgcgggaccggagctgcaggatggcaccgagccgcccccaagatccttggaaattgaggacaaaccagctgtaatggagattgcggtgccagaaccgcaggtggggaccgagccgccccaaaaatgcttgaagattgaggacaaaccagccgaaatggtgaatgcgggaccggagctgcaggatggcaccgagccacccccaaagggcctgaatatcgaggagaaaccagctgaaatggtgattgcagcgctggagccgcagaccgggactgagccacccctgaaatgtgtgaaaattgaagagaaaccagctgaaatggcgactgtggcgctggagccgcaggctgagaccaagctgcccctaaagtgcttcaaaattgagggcaaaccagccaaaatggtgattgtgggaccagagctgcaggatggcactgagccacccccaaagggcctggaaattgaggagaaaccagctgaaatggcgattgctGCGCCGGTTCTGGAGCCGGAGGCCGGGACTGCGCCGCCTCCAAGatgcttggaaattgaggagaaacgaGACAAAATGGTGattgcgggaccggagctgcaggcTGACACTGAGCCACCGCCAAAATACCtgcaaattgaggacaaaccagctgaaacggtgattgcggcgccagcgccggagccgcaggctgagaccgagcccaccctgaagcgctttaaaattgaagagaaaccagcgGAAATGGCAATGCCGGAGCcggaggccgggactgagccacccctgaagcgcttaagaattgaggagaaagcagctgaaatggagattgcagcactggagctgcaggccgggactgagccaccgccaaagtgtttgaaaattgaggagaaagcagccgaaatggagattgcggtgccagagccacaggccgggaccgagccgcccgaaaagtgcctgaaaattgagggaaaaccagcggaaatggtgattgtggcaccggagccgcaggtggggaccgagccgcccccaaaatgctttcaaattgaggaaaaaacaggcgaaatggcgatgccggtgcgggagctgcaggccgggaccgagccgcctccaaattgcctggaaatggaggaaaaagcagctgaaaaggcgATTGCGGAGCCAGAGCcggaggccgggaccgagccgcccccaacgtgtgtgaagattgaggagaaagcagctgaaatggagatgccggagccagagcctcaggccgggactgagccaccaccaaagtgcctgaatattgaggagaaaccagctaaaatggagattgtggtgccagcaccagagccaccggccgggaccgagccgcccccaaaatgcgttaaaattgaggagaaagcagctgaaatggtgattgtggcactggagctgcaggtggggaccgagccgcccccaaaatgctttgaaatcaagaaaccaggtgaaatggcgatgccggagtcggagctgcaagctgggatggagccgcccccaaagcgcctgaaaattgaggaggaaccagccgaaatggggattgcggcaccggagctgcaggacgggaccgagccaccaccaaaatacctgaaaattgaggaggaaccagccgaaacggtgattgcggcaccagagccacgggccgggaccgagccgcccctgaagcacttggaaattgagaaaccaaccgaaatggcgattgtgacgccggaaccgccggctgagaccgagccaccaccaaaatgcatgaaaatagaggagaaaccaaccgaaatggcgatgccggagccgcaagccgggaccgagccgcccccgaagcgccttaaaatggaggaaccagccgaaatggggatcgcggcgccggagcagcgcccggggtag